In Pseudoalteromonas translucida KMM 520, the following are encoded in one genomic region:
- a CDS encoding alpha/beta hydrolase, with translation MQPFNIQINNLNIHGLKMGSGDEVVIALHGWLDNSASYIPMLANAKVQQTWYCLDFAGHGLSSWRSDDAHYYFVDYIDDIYQFINALGVKKVHLVGHSMGAMVAGLFASCFSDYVTSVTFIEGIGCVTTPSEEVTQQLKSAILNRDRLKNKKPRVYQSKEQIHQARAQTTDLNSQLVEVLMERNIKTIKNGFALTTDPKLKNHSGFRFDEAQCIGAIKNIIAPCQLILGDTGYTFVKQNLENYTKYYNSLNVITVEGGHHCHMQSSAHCFEQIQAFMVQSSVC, from the coding sequence GTGCAACCATTTAATATTCAAATCAATAATTTAAATATTCATGGTTTAAAAATGGGAAGTGGAGATGAAGTAGTAATTGCGCTGCATGGCTGGCTTGATAATAGTGCAAGTTATATCCCTATGTTAGCAAATGCCAAAGTGCAGCAAACGTGGTATTGCCTTGATTTTGCTGGACACGGTTTGTCGTCGTGGCGTAGCGACGACGCACACTATTATTTTGTAGACTATATAGATGATATATATCAGTTTATAAATGCTTTAGGGGTAAAAAAAGTACACCTAGTAGGGCACTCTATGGGAGCTATGGTGGCGGGGTTGTTTGCAAGCTGTTTTAGTGACTATGTAACGTCTGTAACATTTATAGAAGGGATTGGGTGCGTAACAACCCCAAGTGAAGAAGTAACTCAACAACTTAAAAGTGCTATTTTAAACCGAGACAGGCTAAAAAATAAAAAGCCAAGAGTGTATCAATCGAAAGAGCAAATACACCAAGCACGTGCGCAAACAACAGATTTAAATAGCCAGCTTGTTGAGGTGTTAATGGAGCGCAATATTAAAACAATTAAAAATGGATTTGCATTAACAACCGACCCAAAACTTAAAAATCATTCAGGTTTTAGGTTTGATGAGGCGCAATGTATTGGTGCAATAAAAAATATAATTGCGCCATGTCAGTTAATATTAGGAGATACAGGCTACACTTTTGTAAAACAAAATTTAGAAAACTATACTAAATATTACAATAGCTTAAATGTAATAACTGTAGAGGGCGGACATCACTGTCATATGCAAAGTAGTGCGCACTGTTTTGAACAGATTCAAGCATTTATGGTGCAAAGTAGCGTGTGTTAA
- a CDS encoding alkaline phosphatase: MKKQLSLLALLCSATGAYADSAPKNIIYMIGDGMGPAYTTAYRYFKDDPNTKAIESTVFDTMLTGMAHTYPDDHTYVTDSAASATALSSGHKSYNGAIGVDTNKKPVKTMLEIAKERGMTTALVATLQINHATPASFASHNESRGNYDEIANDYIDNKIAGKLPVDLMLGGGTKYFIREDRNLVEEFKAAGYQYSDDINNLGQITQLPAIGLYAEKGLPYAIDEHPTRLARLTTKTLDLLDGQNKEGFFVMIEGSQIDWCGHANDIACAMAEMDDFAKSVEKAKAYVDKNQDTILIVTADHSTGGLTLGAHGQYKWDTEIVKGVKASAGKLTSLLMDASNLKTVWSANTNIEFSAEHQIKLEQAKKMGKKPLNLAIKSIINDASFTGWTTGGHTAVDVQVFAYGKGSEQFTGSQNNTDIADKLIAFIEK, from the coding sequence ATGAAAAAACAGCTCAGTTTATTGGCGCTTTTATGCAGCGCAACAGGTGCTTATGCAGATTCGGCACCAAAAAATATTATTTATATGATTGGCGATGGCATGGGCCCAGCTTATACAACTGCTTATCGCTACTTTAAAGACGATCCAAACACAAAAGCAATTGAAAGCACCGTATTCGATACTATGTTAACCGGCATGGCACACACCTACCCAGACGATCATACTTATGTTACCGACAGCGCAGCAAGTGCTACAGCATTAAGTAGTGGTCATAAAAGCTATAACGGTGCTATTGGCGTAGATACCAATAAAAAGCCCGTTAAAACGATGTTAGAAATTGCAAAAGAGCGCGGTATGACCACTGCACTTGTCGCTACTTTGCAAATTAACCACGCCACACCGGCAAGCTTTGCGTCTCATAATGAATCTCGCGGTAACTACGATGAAATTGCCAACGATTACATAGATAATAAAATTGCTGGCAAGCTACCCGTTGATTTAATGCTAGGTGGAGGGACTAAATATTTTATTCGTGAAGACCGTAACTTAGTTGAAGAATTTAAAGCCGCTGGTTATCAATACTCCGACGACATTAATAACCTAGGCCAAATTACGCAACTCCCTGCCATTGGTTTATACGCCGAAAAAGGCCTTCCATACGCAATTGATGAGCACCCTACTCGCCTTGCAAGATTAACCACTAAAACACTTGATTTGTTAGATGGCCAAAACAAAGAAGGCTTTTTTGTGATGATTGAAGGCAGCCAAATTGATTGGTGTGGCCATGCTAACGATATAGCCTGTGCTATGGCAGAAATGGACGACTTTGCTAAATCGGTCGAAAAAGCAAAAGCATACGTTGATAAAAACCAAGACACGATTTTAATTGTTACCGCAGATCACTCAACAGGTGGTTTAACACTTGGTGCCCACGGACAATACAAGTGGGATACCGAAATAGTTAAAGGCGTTAAAGCCTCGGCTGGTAAATTAACCTCGCTATTAATGGATGCCAGTAATTTAAAAACAGTTTGGTCTGCTAATACTAATATTGAGTTTAGTGCTGAGCACCAAATTAAACTTGAGCAAGCTAAAAAAATGGGTAAAAAGCCTTTAAATTTAGCCATTAAAAGTATTATTAACGATGCCAGCTTTACTGGCTGGACAACCGGTGGCCATACAGCAGTTGATGTACAAGTATTTGCCTATGGTAAAGGTAGCGAGCAATTTACGGGCTCACAAAACAATACTGACATTGCCGATAAGCTAATCGCATTTATAGAAAAATAA